One part of the Humulus lupulus chromosome 9, drHumLupu1.1, whole genome shotgun sequence genome encodes these proteins:
- the LOC133801691 gene encoding formin-like protein 20 isoform X2 produces the protein MQEAYLQGGAWADTSYRDGGRCCCPSKIFIKTTALEHVYKSIARKLVGRIAKIRGSSNVFQLLLLSYRSIIMNYAPEFDVSEIESLFSATVPKPADSGGKAGGRRKSTGSKTDKVHLIDLRRENNTEIMLTKVKMPLPDMMAAVLAMDESVLDVDQVENLIKFCPTKEEMELLKGYTGDKESLGKCEQYFMELMKVPRVESKLQVFSFKIQFNCQISEFKKSLNTVNSACEETTLMLAMLI, from the exons ATGCAAGAGGCCTATCTGCAGGGAGGGGCATGGGCTGACACATCCTATAGGGATGGGGGCCGCTGCTGCTGCCCCTCGAAGATCTTCATTAAAACCACTGCACTGGAGCATGTTTACAAGAGCATTGCAAGGAAGCTTGTGGGAAGAATTGCAAAGATACGGGGATCCTCAAATGTATTTCAACTCCTGTTGCTGTCCTATCGTTCTATTATTATGAATTA TGCTCCAGAATTTGATGTGTCAGAGATAGAGAGTCTTTTCTCTGCAACAGTCCCTAAACCTGCTGATTCAGGGGGTAAAGCTGGAGGGCGTCGTAAGTCTACTGGATCCAAAACTGACAAAGTTCACCTG ATTGACCTGAGGAGGGAAAACAACACTGAAATTATGCTCACAAAAGTTAAGATGCCGCTTCCTGATATGATG GCTGCAGTGCTAGCGATGGATGAATCAGTATTAGATGTTGATCAGGTGGAAAATCTAATAAAATTTTGTCCTACTAAAGAAGAGATGGAACTTCTCAAG GGTTACACAGGTGACAAGGAGAGCCTGGGAAAGTGTGAACAG TATTTTATGGAGTTGATGAAAGTTCCTAGAGTGGAATCAAAATTGCAAGTGTTCTCTTTCAAGATTCAGTTCAATTGTCAG ATTTCAGAATTTAAAAAGAGTTTGAACACTGTGAACTCTGCATGTGAAGAG ACAACTCTCATGTTGGCTATGCTCATCTAA